From the genome of Cryptococcus deuterogattii R265 chromosome 5, complete sequence:
TTGGCTACGGGGAGAGTTTGGATTTGAGAGAGGACTTTTTGGCGCCACGATTTGACGTGCCGTCCGATTGCTCGGTAGAATTGAGCCCGCTGGGCAATCAGTTCTTGACGGACATCTTTGAGGCGTATGACAAGGTAAATCTAAAAACTTGATAGTATGGGAGATCTCAGCTGAAATAATTTTAGGACCAAGATGGAGCTCTTTCTCAACATGAGCTTGACGACCTTTTTTCAACATCCCCTGGAAACCCATGGCTTTCACAGGGCTTCCCTGATACGACCATTACGGACGATATGGGTAGAGTCACGCTTCAAGGATGGTTAGCGCAGTGGAGGTAAGTGTCAAGGATTTGAGTACTGGCCGATCTGAGCCCTTGTAGTATGTCAACACTTCTCAACCACCGTACGACCCTTAACTACCTCGCCTAGTGAGTAGCTATGTGTATTTGACTGTTGGGGTGTCAACTGACCTCGTTAGCCTCGGatactcttcctctcccgcCACTGATCTTCCTACTCCTACAGCCCTGCATGTCACTCGTCCACGCAAACAAGACCGACGCCAACGAAAAGTTACCCGCAATGTCTTCCTATGCTATGTTTTGGGTGCCACTGGCTCCGGTAAGACTAGCTTGTTACGCTCGTTTGTAAACAGACCGTTCAAGGGTGGTGAGGATGGTTTGGGAGGGTATGAGCCAACTACGAAGGTATTGAGTGTCGTAAATTCTGTTGAAATGGAGGGTGTAGAGAAGTACTTAGTCGTAAGTATCACATCTGCCGTACAAAGATGTTTGGAGAGCTAATAATGATTTGATAGTTGCAAGAATTCGGATCAAAGTATGAGAGTGAAATATTACGGAATAGCAAACGGCTGGATATGGCAGATGTCATTATTTACGTCCACGATTCAAGTGATACCAACTCCTTTTCTTACATTTCCAATCTTCGAGTGAGTTTGATGGACTTTAATATTTAATTATGCGATGCTTACCTAGGAATAGCAACAATACTCTTTAGATCACATCCCCGCCATATTTGTGGCTACCAAATCTGACCTTGATTTAGCTCAGCAACGGCACGAAGTACAACCCGATGTGTACTGCCGACGTCTGGGCCTCCAGGCACCCATGGCTGTGTCATCCCGATTAGGCCCTCTACACAACCTTTGGGTAGCCATTACTCGTGTCGCTCTTGATCCCACGtcatcccttcctcgtGGGCCGAGGTCGCAAATGTCACCCGCCCAGAGGATACGGGTGGTTGCTCGTTGGGGTTTGGCGGCGACAACGATTAGCGCGGTCGTGGCTGTGTGGATGAGGTGGCAGGGATATAGCTTCAAGGGTGTATGGAACTGGATAGCCAAGTTTGCTGGGTTAAGAACATGATGGAGCATGATTCAGTTGCCATTGTTCTAATTTTTTGGTCCATATGTAGGGGATGCATAAGTGTATAGCATTGCAAACTATTTATTCATGTTTTGACGCTGCAAAAGCTTGGCTGTAGTTAGTCTTTACATAGTACAGAAATCGGTCAATTGATTCCGGATGATACACTGGTATGTTATGTTGGCTCAAAGTTATTAATTGTCCTGGCTACTCTCAGACCTACCGCGCCCGTATCGCCTTCAACACTGTCATCACTCTATATCTAATGCCAAGTCAATAGCTCTACTCCAATCGACTGCTGCAAGTTTGGCTAAGGGCCACCCTTACAGATGATAGGGATGCCTGATAGAATGAGTTGCATCAAATGTGTCGATTGAAAGCGGGCTGTCACTcaaggggaggaagataagCCTGAGTCTGCTGAGGAATCGGACAGGTCCGAAGATGACGAGTGAGGGGTCGATGATGGGTTAAACAGTATGGGTCAACAGAACTTTTACTAGAAATTCTAGGACATGGCCATGGAGAGGTGGAGACGGTGGAGGTAAAAATAAGGACATTGCCAGTGAAATGAAAGATTGTGGGTTACCTGATCTCTGACACTTCCCACCCTGCAGGAGATCGCCATCTGTCCTCGCGGCGATGTGCAAATGTTCGGCGGAGCTGGCAGAACATTTTGGTGTGAACAAGGCTATTGAACTGATgtcgaagatgatgagcaaCGATACCTTGTATCAAGGGCGGCATCTGGAGAGCAGGTTGGGCAAAAATCAAATGTCAGTTATCAAATGCGCCGTGAAAGACAAATGGCGAGAATCCAGTATTTTTCCAAGCATATCATATCGTGCGTGTGAGTTCCGGTGCTGTTTGCCTCACCTCTAGAAACGACATCTTGTTCCTCTTGCATTGCACCCGGTGAAAACAGCGGATGATCTTGAAACACCGGCTTTGGGATTTGTAAATTCTGATTGGGTACCATtaaaaggaagagcaatATACTGAGGGTCGAATGACCAGTGGAAAGGGTGGAATATTGAAACGAAGTTGTTTCTTTCGAGAAGATTTCGTGAGATTCTAAGCTTTCAGCTGACCACATCTTGTTCAAGTCGAATAGTTGTCTTGCAGGTCAGTATAATCCCTTGAATTATAGCTTACAGGTATAACATCTCGTAACCACCACCATACAATAGTCCTTGCACAGAAAGCTTCCCTATATTTGAATTGAAGAATAAAAAAGGAAATTTTAATGAATGAATCAACAGCTCTAAAGCACAGCGCTCGCGCCAGCCTCCATCTGCTCAGCCTTCAAAGGTGCTTCCAAactctccttgtcctcaaAGCTCCTTTGGCCCCTGAGACCCCACCTGTCCAACATGGCCTTGTCGTCATCCCATCCAGAGCAAGGGGTGGTGAGCATCTTCTCACCAGTGAAGATGGCGTTGGCACCGGCCATGAAGGCCATGGCCTGCTCAGTCTCACTGAACTCGTGTCGACCAGCGGCGAGACGAATAATGGTCTTGGGAAGGACGATACGGGCTGTAGCGATGGTTCGGAGGACGGTGTGAACCTTGACAGGCTCGTTGCCTTCGAGTGGAGTACCAGGGATAGGGACAAGTGTGTTAACGGGGAAAGATTCAGGGTGCTGGGGCATCCTGCATAAAAGTTGTTAGCCGTGTTCGTCAGCACAAACTTGTTTTACTCACCTGGAGACCTCATGGATCAATCCTACACGGTCCTCATCCTGCTCTCCCAAACCGAGAATACCACCAGAACAGACTGAGATACCAGCTTCCCTCACGGCAGCGATGGTGCTCAACCGATCATCGTATGATCGAGAAGTGATAACctgagagaagatgttAGCCATGCGAAGATAGTATAGGAATGGCGATACGCACTTCGGGGTAAAACTCTCGAGAAGTGTCAAGGTTGTGGTTATAGGCGCTGAGACCAGCTTCCTTGAGCCGGATAGCTTGTTCAGGAGTGAGCATACCCAAAGTAGTGCAGACTTTGACTCCGTCAGTTGGGcaatcctctttctctttcgccaGGACTTACCCTCCATTCCCATACCCCTGACTTCCTTAACCATTTCCAAGATCTTTTCGAATCCACTCTTCTTACCAGCCAAGTCTCTCCAAGCAGCACCCATGCAGAATCTAGTGGAACCGTTGGCCTTGGCTTGACGAGCAGCCTCAAGGACAGGCTCAATGTTGACAAGCCGGGAAGCTTTTGTGGGTGTCTTGTAAGAGGATGATTGGGAGCAGTACTTGCAGTCTTCAGTGCATCCACCGGCTATTGGAAAGCAGATCATTGGGTATCAGCATTGGATCATCGAGCGAAAGTAAACGCCGGAACGCACTTTTGATGTTCATAAGGGTACAGAGCTGGATCCTCGAGGCGTCCTGGTGCAACCTATGCACAGTAGCCTTACGACATGATTAGCTCAAAGCTCATCACCTCTAAGGTGAAATTACTTACAGCTCGGTAGATGATCTCCATCAATGGAGCATCAAAGATCTTCTGGATTTCACTCCTTCGCCAGTCATGCCTAACATCGCCATCCACATACCTGCGCTTCTCTGACTGCTGAACtgagggtgaaggagggaggaatgggGTGTCGACCGCGACAGCGTGGCCACGGGAAGCTGTGGGAGCTGTGCTTCTGAGGACTGGGCGGAGTGAGCGTGCGAAAGACATTGGAGCTATTGAAATGGAGACGCGGACGAGAAATAGAGAGTTTGAATGTAATATTTACTCGGTCTGGGATGGGGAGCCGCTCGGATTTGGGGGAGGGCAGCCGCTAATTACCTAATACCCGACGGAATTAATTTACACCGCCAAACATTCGGACGAATACCGGCGCTTGTCATCCcgcatctcttccttctctgaTTCGCTGCAGACACATTGATATCTGCAGATCATGTTCGACATGACTGCCGCGGTATTTAGTCGCAAACAGTCCTCCAATGCTGTCAGTTCTCCCAGTAGTGCAActtccagcagcagcacgAGTAAGAGCAAACAGTCCTCCTCGTCGCCTGCATCAGCTATGCCAACTACTGCGTCTCTCGATCTTCACTACATTCCAGATGATAAGCCCGTTTTCGCGTGCCATTCATGTTCAAAGGTGGTTGTGAGCCATTTTACTTGATTTGTCCGTATGAGGCCCGTAAAAGAAAAGCTAATGCCAAAAAAGGCTCTCCAAGATGAACTCGTTTCGAAAGCCTTCAATGGGCGATCGGGTCGAGCGTAGTAAGCTCATAACGAATCATTCACTTGTTGCATACTAAtaaaaaatgaaaaaagtCTAATGAACTCAACGATCAATACGTCGCTGGGGAAAATTGAGGAGCGAAAGCTTCTGTGAGCAGAAGTTCCCCACAGGGGATTTGGGGAACGACTGACTACTCGCAGTACCGGGACGCACACTGTAGCTGACCTGCTTTGTGCTTCATGCAAGGGATCGCTGGGATGGATGTACATCAAGGCGCCAAACGGTGACCAGCGATACAAAGAAGGTCGGTGCGCCAGTTGTAAAGAAAGTGAAAGGGCAACTAACCTAATCTCCATCAGGGCGATACATTCTAGAGGCCGCGAGGATTATCAAAGAGAACAATTGGTGACAAGTCTCCCATGTCAAGCGCTGTCTTTACGTCGTACTTGCTCCACCGTATGATCTCGTGGTAGCTTGTCCGGCGACTGAGGTTCTCAGACCTTCTTGTTTGTCTTATGAGGTGTGTTGCGTGCTTTCAGATTCTAATCAGCGGAACCAATTTGTAAtgttttcttttatttTGTGATCGTTTACTGTAACTGTAACGACCGTTGTATATGTTGAACACTCCGATTTGCGGATCGCCGGCGGGCGTTCCGTCGTCACCTCCGTCGCTGCATCCGTCAtctgccttctttccttgtcttATCTTAAGTTTCGATTTTCTTCGGTCGTCGACTATATTTCAGCACCTTTTGGCCCTGAGTATCAAATTAAAGGAGTCAGTGATCGGTCACTCtgtctttttttcaagGTTAGAGACATCATGGTCTTCCTATATGCACCGTAGTGTAGTAATCGCCGCGTTCGGACCTCCGTTTCCGCGATTACCCCGCCATGTTGTTCCCTTCGTTGTTCACGGTCTAAAAAGGTGTCATGTCCTCCACACAACAGCTCTGCCACCGCCACTTGCATCCACTTCTTGAGCTGACGTATTTTCTGCTAAAGCACAAAATGACATATTTGAGCACTACATATGAACCTGCGGAAAGAGTGAGCTGTCCAATTTCCTTCGTGTAAGTATCTTGCGAGATTCATGAAGTATCCAGTCAGTCACAATATGTATAACAAAAATAACAGTCAAGCTCCCTGACAATTTTCTCGACATAGAGATACTATCGCATCTCCACGAAGGGGAAAAACAAGTTCTCGCCGGCGTCCATATCGCAGGGACTTCATCCGCTTTCATGCGTACCGGACCCTTTTCTTCGCAGAATTCAACTCATAGGCTCCATCGGACACCTAACTTCCGTAAATGTTCCTTTCAATCATGAGACCACTCAAACGCCATGCAGCATCTCAAGGATTTCAGAAACTTGAATGAGCACGCTTATAGAGATATTTGTCCCGGAGACGAGACGGGACAGCAACCCAAAGGAGCTTTAGTAGGTCCTGTGCAAAATGATAGTCCTTTTCCGGAACTTGAGACAATTCTCTATGCACCGCGTTTATGAGGAACCCTGGGAAACGCAATCGTATCTGTTCATGCCAATGGCGTGATTAAGTCATAACATCTGCTATCACGCGCTGCCCCAACCCGTCTGTACCGCCGTTAAATATATTCTCCACGGTGGGCGATCGTAAAATGAGGGACAGAAAAAGAGTAAGTTGACAGGGGAGCTCGCTCTGATGGTCTAAGCTCATGCGTCTGTCAACTTGTATACGACGTCAGCACGGCTGATTTGCTGGGCTCTATATGGGAGAAAGACACTGCCGGAAAACATGATTTTCATCATTCGACCTCGGAATAATGATCACCTGGGGCATACGACTTTTGATTAAGTTTCTGGCTTTATTATGTCGCAATGCATTGTGATAAAAGGAGTGAGACAAAATGTGAAGTCCCCTTTCTGCTTCACTACTGACGTTTACGATCATCCCCAATTTACCTTTTGCAATTAAGGATAGATGGCTGGAATATCGAGGACAAATTTGAGAGGAAATGAGATTTTGTTTAGGATTTAGGATCATGAACACGAGAGACTCCTATCTCACAGGCTGTCTAGATAAAAACAAAATACAGCGCGCATACACATGAAAtttgtagaagaagaaggcgatggAAGTTCTTCATGACCAGTGTCTACCCATGTCTAACTACGAACAAATTAACTTGCCTCCGTTTCATTTTTACAAGTTTTATGTTCTGAGATCtggtctttcttccttctgttcATTCGCTATTCCCGAAccaaggtggaagaacTTTCCTTGGTCTCTGTAAAAGGTCATCGCCGAACGGAGAACGGAGGGACGTGTTCATATTAATTTATTGCAATATTTTTCAACTTAGCTTATCATGACTGACTTCTTGCTGCTaatcagcagcagcagcagcttaAGCTTTTTCTTGCTTTGATTGGCTCGTTGGGCTTGGGATTCCTTTCTCAACCCCTCTCACCACgatcattcatcatcatgccATCACTTTCCGATACGGGAATGGAAGGCGGGGAGTTTTGCAGGGTAgaaaataataataaattAAAAGCTGGAAGGCAATAAATGAACGACAAGAGGTTGGAGGTAATTGTTAGAGCCCGCTATGCGGGCAACAAACATGATAAAGAACGGCTAAATGACATGTATTACCACTCGTTATCTCCGTTCCCACGGCGTTAATTAGTATTTGGTATCACATCGAGAATGCATTACGTGCAGTGCTGAGGTCGTATATCTCTAATGAAATCGCATCTGCTTCAAATTTTAGTATCTGCCTGCTAAGCAGGTGTTCTGTGGCTTCTTTGATATGGTCGAAGGCGGCGATTACAGACCTAACTAATGTAAGATTCTGGTTATTCACTCTGCATGCTATAAAAATTCTGCCGATTATGCTGTGTTGCATTCTCAACAAAGAAACTGATGGACAGGATCTTTGTCGATCTTTTTTTGCTCAGCTATTTACTGTAGCCCTCCGATCGGAGGGTAATAATTTTATGGGCCCCcgcatcttcgtcatccccGAAGTCCCGCTGACCGCCAATGAGTGGATTCTTGGTCTGACAACGATAATCTTACCGGAGTTTGTCATCGTTTTGTCTTCAACTTAAGGGGTGCCACATGCATACCGGTTTCTGTAGAGTAAGAGGGATGCTGCCCAGCTTCTCTTCCGACTCCCAAACATGTAGAACATCCAAATTTGCAGCTGGCAACTGGAATCGGCATGCTTCAAATTTTTCTCGCGTCACTCCACTGTGTAATTCAGGGTCTCATAATTATCAGTGTCCGAATCGGAGGCCGGTACTACCTTGTCGTATGCAGCTTCTTAcatttcttctccgccaTGGACTCAAAATTCTTCTCGGTCATGCCGGCCCGACCAACCATAGTCAGCAGTATATAAGCCCCTCCCATGGGAACGGGCATACCTCCAAATTCACTTGTGTTCGATTAGCCATTTGATTTCCTACAACAACTAACACTTTCACATCCAAAATGCACGCTCCCGAGATCAACGACTACATCAAGCACGAGGCTGCCAAGCTCGATAAAGTCTCTGACGAGATCGACGAGGTCAACATCTTGAAGCTCAAGCAGAAGAATGCTGTCGAGAAGACTCAAGCCGAGATCGAATACGACCTCGCGAGCAAGTTTGAccaggagaaggacaaggccGCTTTCAGGCAGTACGAAGATGCTTGTGACCGAGTCAAGAACTTCTATGCCGTAAGTCATCTGTTGCCACTTGTCACACTCTGTGCCTGACTAGATATTCAGGAGCAACACTTGAAGCAGACCTACGAGTATAATGTCAAGATCCGACAAGAGTTCCGAAACACTGTCCGTGCTCGCATGTCTGTCTGGGAAGCAATGGAGCTCCTTGATAACCTTGTCGACGAGTCCGACCCCGACACCTCTGTGGGTCAAATCGAGCACCTTCTTCAGACTGCTGAGGCTATTCGACGAGACGGCAAGCCCGAGTGGATGCAAGTCACTGGTTTGATCCACGATCTCGGCAAGCTGCTCTGCTTTTTCGGTGCCGACGGTCAGTGGGACGTTGTCGGTGACACTTTCGTCGTCGGTTGCCAGTTCTCCGACAAGATCATTTACCCCGACACCTTCAAAGCTAACCCGGATTACAACAACGCCAAGTTGAACACCAAGTACGGTGTCTACGAGCCTAACTGCGGTTTGGACAACGTCTTGCTCAGCTGGGGTCATGATGAGTACATGTACGAAATCTGCAAGAACCAATCTACTCGTAAGTCTTACACTTGATAGTCATTTTGATCAGCTGGTAATAACCGCATCATTAGTTCCCCAAGAAGCTCTTGCTATGATCCGATATCACTCATTCTATCCCTGGCACCGAGAGGGCGCCTACCAGCACCTCATGAACGAGAAGGATTATGACCAGCTCAAGGCAGTCAAGGCCTTCAACCGTGAGCTCTCCTTGCTACATATTTTAGAAACCTCCTTTAACACTGACTGTCTACTTAGCCTATGATCTCTACTCCAAGTCTGACGACCCCCCCAAGAAGGCGGAGCTCAAGCCTTATTACCAAGGACTAATCTCTAAGTTCTTCCCGGACGAGGTCCAGTGGTAGACGGTTAATCAAGAGAcagcctttttcttctcatgTTACCGTAGCGTCGCGGGCTAttgtttctctttctttcttttaGTCTTTCGTTTCATTTATTGCTTCACCTTAATTTATTTGTATTCAAAACTGCTGCATATGAGTAGATATTTAAACTCTCAAGTAAGAGCTCGGTTGTAGGTTTCGTGAAGAAAGACACATACAGACGTCGAAGATCATTGAATGAATGGACATTTTCATCGTTTCCTTGCGACCCATCACTTcttgttttcttctctcctcttttaCATAGTAATGGAATTCGACCACGATCCCTGCAAGTGCCATGAGTCACTTCGTACGGAAGTTCAATAGCGCTTCGAACGACGACTATCAACTGATCTCTGTTTCAAAGAGAGGGGCATCGagcattttcttcttcccgtTACATTCCCTCTCATGTTCTCCTGAAAGTGCAATATTCACGTGTTCCTCTCGGTGTGCGTGACACTTCTATACGCTTCAATATAAACGTCGACGCTGCTCTGCGAGCCACTATTAAAAAGCAAATGTTAATTAATGCCCTTTTCGGCACTcctcc
Proteins encoded in this window:
- a CDS encoding inositol oxygenase, giving the protein MHAPEINDYIKHEAAKLDKVSDEIDEVNILKLKQKNAVEKTQAEIEYDLASKFDQEKDKAAFRQYEDACDRVKNFYAEQHLKQTYEYNVKIRQEFRNTVRARMSVWEAMELLDNLVDESDPDTSVGQIEHLLQTAEAIRRDGKPEWMQVTGLIHDLGKLLCFFGADGQWDVVGDTFVVGCQFSDKIIYPDTFKANPDYNNAKLNTKYGVYEPNCGLDNVLLSWGHDEYMYEICKNQSTLPQEALAMIRYHSFYPWHREGAYQHLMNEKDYDQLKAVKAFNPYDLYSKSDDPPKKAELKPYYQGLISKFFPDEVQW
- a CDS encoding biotin synthase, with amino-acid sequence MSFARSLRPVLRSTAPTASRGHAVAVDTPFLPPSPSVQQSEKRRYVDGDVRHDWRRSEIQKIFDAPLMEIIYRAATVHRLHQDASRIQLCTLMNIKTGGCTEDCKYCSQSSSYKTPTKASRLVNIEPVLEAARQAKANGSTRFCMGAAWRDLAGKKSGFEKILEMVKEVRGMGMEVCTTLGMLTPEQAIRLKEAGLSAYNHNLDTSREFYPEVITSRSYDDRLSTIAAVREAGISVCSGGILGLGEQDEDRVGLIHEVSRMPQHPESFPVNTLVPIPGTPLEGNEPVKVHTVLRTIATARIVLPKTIIRLAAGRHEFSETEQAMAFMAGANAIFTGEKMLTTPCSGWDDDKAMLDRWGLRGQRSFEDKESLEAPLKAEQMEAGASAVL
- a CDS encoding mitochondrial Rho GTPase 1, encoding MPRRDLVRIVLVGDDGVGKSSIITSLIKEAFVTNVPHVVPEVTIPSEITPENFTTSIIDTSSNPRSRPHLLNSISRAHVICLVYSIADPSSFDRVAEYWLPLFRREGINVPVILVGNKIDLRGGRVTNQGLEDESAPIMREFKEVETVVECSALLPLNVSEVFYFAQKAVLHPTAPLYDSREHTLKPKCLEALKRIFTISDVDKDGLLNAHELNQFQQKCFCTPLQSQELDGILEIVRSYDPYAVQPLPSSSPNTPLSRDSSYAQLHYFNNNIAPHSPPQEGITELGFLYLHTMFIQQGRMETTWTVLRKFGYGESLDLREDFLAPRFDVPSDCSVELSPLGNQFLTDIFEAYDKDQDGALSQHELDDLFSTSPGNPWLSQGFPDTTITDDMGRVTLQGWLAQWSMSTLLNHRTTLNYLAYLGYSSSPATDLPTPTALHVTRPRKQDRRQRKVTRNVFLCYVLGATGSGKTSLLRSFVNRPFKGGEDGLGGYEPTTKVLSVVNSVEMEGVEKYLVLQEFGSKYESEILRNSKRLDMADVIIYVHDSSDTNSFSYISNLRQQYSLDHIPAIFVATKSDLDLAQQRHEVQPDVYCRRLGLQAPMAVSSRLGPLHNLWVAITRVALDPTSSLPRGPRSQMSPAQRIRVVARWGLAATTISAVVAVWMRWQGYSFKGVWNWIAKFAGLRT